The genomic segment TACCCGGGGTTCCCCGGCCTGAACCTCACCGCCGAGGTGCGGGAGTCCCTCCTGAAACACGGCGAGCGGCAGCTCTGCCTCGAGGCGCAGGTCGTCGACGCCGCGGACCGGATCGCCTACAACACGCACGACGTCGACGACGGGCTCACGTCGGGGATCCTCGACGAGGCAGCGCTGTCGGAAGTCGCGCTCTGGCGCGACGCGCTCGACGACGTGACCCGGCGATTCCCGGGCCTCGACCCGGCGCGGCGCCGGTACCACGTCGTCCGCTCGCTCATCGACCGCGCGGTGACGGACCTCCTCGACCGGTCGCGGGAGCGCCTCCTCGAGAT from the Candidatus Binatia bacterium genome contains:
- a CDS encoding deoxyguanosinetriphosphate triphosphohydrolase (dGTPase family type 2 subfamily; presumably hydrolyzes dGTP to deoxyguanosine and triphosphate); protein product: YPGFPGLNLTAEVRESLLKHGERQLCLEAQVVDAADRIAYNTHDVDDGLTSGILDEAALSEVALWRDALDDVTRRFPGLDPARRRYHVVRSLIDRAVTDLLDRSRERLLEMSPKDPLDAQRGERLVAPSHAMERRQMELSRFLSRHFYNDYRVRRMRRKASGFIREMFLALSSDTGLLPPAAQEWAKEHGAQRGVCDYIA